The Thermus neutrinimicus genome includes a window with the following:
- the lysN gene encoding 2-aminoadipate transaminase, with protein MKTLDWNTLLGERARRIQASTIRELLKLTQRPGVLSFAGGLPAPELFPKEEAARKAAEILSSQGEVALQYGPTEGYFPLRAWVAEWVGVSPEEVLITTGSQQALDLLGKVFLDEGSPVLLEAPSYMGAIQAFRAYGPRFLTVPAGEEGPDLQALEEVLERERPRFLYLIPSFQNPSGGLMPLEARKRLLEMAMERDLVVVEDDAYRELYFGERRLPSLFELAREAGYPGVIYLCSFSKVLAPGLRVAFAVAQPEVILKLTQAKQGVDLHTPVLNQILVHELVKEGFPERLERIRATYKAKAQAMLEALDREMPKEVVYTRPKGGMFVWMTLPEGLSAEALFQRAMEENVAFVPGGPFFAGGGGENTLRLSYATMDEERIAEGIQGLARALKGLLASA; from the coding sequence GTGAAAACCCTGGACTGGAATACCCTTTTGGGCGAGCGGGCCAGGCGCATCCAAGCCTCCACCATCCGGGAGCTGCTAAAGCTCACCCAGCGCCCCGGTGTCCTCAGCTTCGCCGGGGGGCTTCCCGCCCCTGAGCTCTTCCCCAAGGAGGAGGCGGCAAGGAAAGCGGCGGAGATCCTAAGTAGCCAAGGCGAGGTGGCCCTGCAGTACGGGCCCACGGAGGGCTACTTCCCCCTAAGGGCCTGGGTGGCGGAATGGGTTGGGGTAAGCCCCGAGGAGGTCCTCATCACCACGGGAAGCCAGCAGGCCCTGGACCTCCTGGGCAAGGTCTTTTTGGACGAGGGAAGCCCGGTTCTGTTGGAGGCCCCCAGCTACATGGGGGCCATCCAGGCCTTCCGGGCCTATGGCCCCCGCTTCCTCACGGTGCCGGCGGGTGAGGAGGGGCCGGACCTTCAAGCCCTGGAGGAGGTCCTGGAGCGGGAACGCCCCCGCTTCCTCTACCTCATCCCCTCCTTCCAGAACCCTTCCGGGGGGCTTATGCCCCTCGAGGCCCGCAAGCGCCTTCTGGAGATGGCGATGGAACGGGATTTGGTGGTGGTGGAGGACGACGCCTACCGGGAGCTCTACTTCGGGGAACGCCGCCTGCCAAGCCTTTTTGAGCTGGCCCGGGAAGCAGGGTATCCCGGGGTCATCTACCTATGCAGCTTCTCCAAGGTGCTGGCCCCGGGCCTACGGGTGGCCTTCGCCGTGGCCCAGCCCGAGGTGATCCTCAAGCTCACCCAGGCCAAGCAGGGGGTGGACCTGCACACCCCGGTCCTCAACCAGATCCTGGTGCACGAGCTGGTGAAGGAGGGCTTCCCAGAACGCCTGGAAAGAATCCGCGCCACCTACAAGGCCAAGGCCCAGGCCATGCTGGAGGCCCTGGACCGGGAGATGCCCAAAGAGGTCGTCTACACCCGGCCCAAGGGGGGGATGTTTGTGTGGATGACCCTCCCCGAAGGGCTTTCCGCCGAGGCCCTCTTCCAAAGGGCCATGGAGGAGAACGTGGCCTTCGTGCCCGGAGGCCCCTTCTTTGCGGGCGGGGGTGGGGAGAATACCCTGAGGCTCTCCTACGCCACCATGGACGAGGAGCGGATAGCAGAAGGAATCCAGGGGCTGGCTAGAGCCTTAAAGGGTCTACTCGCCTCTGCCTAA
- a CDS encoding RluA family pseudouridine synthase, with protein sequence MEGVVRFRMEGVRLDQAVAEACGVSRSRAQEWIAQGRVQVGERVVEKPSYRLKGEEVRVLPPEEKPFVAPQDLAIPVLYEDEDLLVLNKPAGLLTHPAPGVYTGTVVNALLGRYFPPQEAERPEEVRPGIVHRLDKETSGVLVVAKHGGALEALARAFRDRLVMKRYLAITEGHPKEGTLIAPIGRHPVERHKMHVGGIAPRYAETDFRVLATAGPYALVEARPHTGRTHQIRVHLRHLKAPILGDAVYGRESPHIPRQALHAYELRLPHPRTGRILEFLAPVPLDMVQAWEALGGRWPEEISRALY encoded by the coding sequence ATGGAGGGCGTGGTGCGCTTTCGCATGGAGGGGGTGCGCCTGGACCAGGCGGTGGCCGAGGCCTGCGGGGTGAGCCGAAGCCGGGCCCAGGAGTGGATCGCCCAGGGACGGGTCCAGGTGGGGGAGAGGGTGGTGGAAAAGCCCTCCTACCGCCTCAAGGGGGAGGAGGTTCGGGTACTTCCCCCGGAGGAAAAGCCCTTCGTAGCCCCCCAGGACCTGGCCATTCCGGTGCTCTACGAGGATGAGGACCTCCTGGTCCTCAATAAGCCCGCGGGGCTTCTTACCCATCCGGCTCCTGGGGTGTACACGGGCACCGTGGTCAACGCCCTGTTGGGGCGGTACTTCCCTCCCCAGGAGGCGGAGCGGCCCGAGGAGGTGCGCCCCGGCATCGTGCACCGCCTGGATAAGGAGACCAGCGGGGTCCTGGTGGTGGCCAAGCATGGGGGGGCCCTCGAGGCCCTGGCCCGGGCCTTCCGCGATAGGCTGGTGATGAAGCGCTACCTGGCCATCACCGAAGGGCATCCCAAGGAGGGCACCCTCATCGCCCCCATAGGCCGGCATCCCGTGGAGCGGCACAAGATGCACGTGGGGGGGATCGCGCCCCGCTATGCGGAGACCGATTTCCGGGTCCTGGCCACGGCCGGGCCCTACGCCCTGGTGGAGGCCAGGCCCCACACCGGCCGCACCCACCAGATCCGGGTCCACCTGAGGCATCTGAAGGCTCCCATCCTGGGGGATGCGGTCTACGGCCGGGAAAGCCCCCACATCCCGCGGCAGGCCCTGCATGCCTACGAGCTTCGCCTTCCCCATCCCCGCACCGGGCGCATCCTGGAGTTTTTGGCCCCGGTGCCCCTGGATATGGTCCAGGCCTGGGAGGCCTTGGGGGGGAGATGGCCGGAGGAGATTTCCAGGGCACTATACTGA
- a CDS encoding ABC transporter ATP-binding protein, with amino-acid sequence MSLNPTRPEDLGSTLLLVNNIEVVYHDIIQVLRGVSLKVPEGRITALLGPNGAGKTTTLRAISGLLIPEDGGVVRGEILYQGKPIHNRPPEEIVRMGIVQVLEGRRVFKHLTVEENLRVGTLTRKDTHLREDLDRIYHYFPRLAELRNRLAGYCSGGEQQMIAIGRALLARPRLLLLDEPSLGLAPLLVREIFDIVARVNAEEGVTVLVVEQNARVALSIAHYGYIMETGRIVLEGDRDYLLENPDVQEFYLGVAKGGGRKSFKEVKAYKRRKRFM; translated from the coding sequence ATGAGCCTGAACCCCACGCGCCCCGAAGACTTAGGCTCCACCCTCCTCTTGGTCAACAACATCGAGGTGGTCTACCACGACATCATCCAGGTCCTGCGGGGGGTTTCCCTGAAGGTCCCTGAGGGGCGCATCACCGCCCTCCTGGGCCCCAACGGGGCCGGGAAGACCACCACCTTAAGGGCCATCTCCGGCCTCCTAATCCCCGAGGACGGGGGGGTGGTGAGGGGGGAGATCCTCTACCAGGGGAAGCCCATCCATAACCGCCCCCCCGAGGAGATCGTGAGGATGGGCATTGTCCAGGTGCTGGAGGGCCGGCGGGTCTTCAAGCACCTCACGGTGGAGGAGAACCTGCGGGTGGGCACCTTGACCCGTAAGGACACCCACCTGAGGGAGGACCTGGACCGCATCTACCACTACTTCCCCCGCCTGGCTGAGCTCAGGAACCGTCTGGCCGGTTACTGTTCGGGAGGCGAGCAGCAGATGATCGCCATCGGCCGGGCCCTTCTGGCCAGGCCCCGGCTTCTCCTTCTGGACGAGCCCTCCTTGGGCCTGGCTCCCCTTTTGGTGCGGGAGATCTTTGACATCGTGGCCCGGGTGAACGCCGAGGAGGGGGTCACGGTCCTGGTGGTGGAGCAAAACGCCCGGGTGGCCCTTTCCATCGCCCACTACGGGTACATCATGGAAACCGGGCGGATCGTTCTGGAGGGGGACCGGGACTACCTTCTGGAGAACCCCGACGTGCAGGAGTTCTACCTGGGGGTGGCCAAAGGGGGCGGGCGCAAGAGCTTCAAGGAGGTAAAGGCCTACAAGAGGCGGAAGCGGTTCATGTAG
- a CDS encoding long-chain fatty acid--CoA ligase produces MKALRPSHEMKRYTLPQLLRLRAEKEGDRVALREKDYGIWNEITYAQYYEQVLLFAHGLLALGFQPGERLAIIADNIPEWLYAELGAQAVRGISVGVYQSSLPAEIAYMLQYTGARVVLAEDQEQVDKLYEIRSEIPTVRHVIYEDPKGMRGYRDPWLLSFEEVLERGREHRRKNPDAVERLLLEASPEEVCHLSSTSGTTGRPKAAMLRHRNLIHMGVALQEVDPLLPTDDYLSFLPLAWIGEQMMSVAMALTGGFAVNFPEAVETAMQDLKEIGPHVMFSPPRVWESIQSGIWVRMSESYAFNRFVYEKLLKIGYRAAEYRMRGKPMPLGLRLSYWLADQVLFKPLRDQLGFLRLRRAYTGGAALGPDVFRFFHAIGVNLKQIYGQTEIIGIAFVHRDGDVRHDTVGLPIPGTEVRISEEGEILCRSDAVCAGYWERPEATAETFRDGWLHTGDAGYLTEDGHLVVIDRLSDVMRTEKGTVFSPQFVENKLKFSPYIKEAVVFGDRKPYLAALINIDPQTVGKWAEDRGLVYTTYLDLSLKLEVAELIRQEVEKVNRELPDDLKIRRFVLLYKLLDADDEELTRTGKVRRGLIAKKYAPLVEALYSQTQAVEVEAEYRYQDGTVQRVRARVPVLDLREEVAV; encoded by the coding sequence ATGAAGGCCCTAAGGCCCTCCCACGAGATGAAACGCTACACCCTGCCCCAGCTTCTCCGCCTCAGGGCGGAAAAGGAGGGGGACCGGGTGGCCCTGAGGGAAAAGGACTACGGGATCTGGAATGAGATCACCTATGCCCAGTACTATGAGCAGGTTCTCCTCTTCGCCCACGGCCTCCTTGCCCTGGGGTTCCAGCCCGGAGAGAGGCTGGCCATCATCGCCGACAACATCCCGGAGTGGCTCTACGCGGAGCTGGGGGCCCAGGCGGTGAGGGGGATCAGCGTGGGGGTTTACCAAAGCAGCCTCCCCGCGGAGATCGCCTACATGCTCCAGTACACCGGGGCCAGGGTTGTTCTGGCGGAGGACCAGGAGCAGGTGGACAAGCTCTACGAGATCCGAAGCGAGATCCCCACGGTCCGCCACGTGATCTACGAGGACCCCAAGGGCATGCGGGGCTACCGGGACCCTTGGCTCCTTTCCTTTGAAGAGGTGCTGGAGCGGGGCCGGGAGCACCGGAGGAAAAACCCCGACGCGGTGGAAAGGCTCCTCCTCGAGGCGAGCCCCGAGGAGGTCTGCCACCTCTCCTCCACTTCCGGCACCACGGGCCGGCCCAAGGCGGCCATGCTCCGCCACCGCAACCTCATCCACATGGGGGTGGCCCTGCAGGAGGTGGACCCCCTCTTGCCCACGGACGATTACCTCTCCTTCCTGCCCCTGGCCTGGATCGGGGAGCAGATGATGTCGGTGGCCATGGCCCTCACAGGGGGTTTTGCCGTGAACTTCCCCGAGGCGGTGGAAACCGCCATGCAGGACCTGAAGGAGATCGGACCCCACGTGATGTTCAGCCCTCCCAGGGTCTGGGAGAGCATCCAAAGCGGCATCTGGGTGCGCATGTCGGAGAGCTACGCCTTCAACCGCTTCGTTTACGAGAAGCTCCTCAAGATAGGCTACCGGGCGGCGGAGTACCGCATGCGGGGAAAGCCCATGCCCCTGGGGCTTCGCCTTTCCTACTGGCTGGCGGACCAGGTGCTTTTCAAGCCCTTACGGGACCAGCTGGGCTTCTTGCGCCTAAGGCGGGCCTATACGGGGGGTGCCGCCCTGGGCCCCGATGTCTTCCGCTTCTTCCACGCCATCGGGGTGAACCTCAAGCAGATCTACGGCCAGACGGAGATCATCGGCATCGCCTTTGTCCACCGGGACGGGGACGTGCGCCACGATACCGTGGGCCTGCCCATCCCCGGCACCGAGGTCCGCATCAGCGAGGAGGGGGAGATCCTCTGCCGCTCCGATGCGGTCTGCGCCGGGTACTGGGAGCGCCCCGAGGCCACGGCGGAAACCTTCCGGGATGGCTGGCTCCACACAGGGGATGCCGGCTACCTCACGGAGGACGGGCATCTGGTGGTGATCGACCGGCTCTCTGACGTGATGCGCACGGAGAAGGGCACGGTCTTTAGCCCCCAGTTCGTGGAGAACAAGCTGAAGTTCTCCCCCTACATCAAGGAGGCGGTGGTCTTCGGGGACCGCAAGCCCTACTTGGCGGCCCTCATCAACATAGATCCCCAGACGGTGGGCAAGTGGGCGGAGGACCGGGGGCTGGTCTACACCACCTATTTGGACCTCTCCTTGAAGCTCGAGGTGGCTGAACTCATACGCCAAGAGGTGGAGAAGGTGAACAGGGAACTTCCCGACGACCTCAAGATCCGGCGCTTTGTCCTGCTCTACAAACTTCTGGACGCCGACGATGAGGAGCTCACCCGCACCGGCAAGGTGCGCCGGGGGCTCATCGCCAAGAAGTATGCGCCCCTGGTGGAGGCCTTGTATTCCCAGACCCAGGCGGTGGAGGTGGAGGCGGAATACCGCTACCAGGACGGGACCGTCCAGCGGGTGCGGGCCCGGGTACCGGTTTTGGACCTGAGGGAGGAGGTGGCGGTGTGA
- a CDS encoding DNA-methyltransferase, whose product MVGEKEEAPLTFPASRHRLLIGDARRALSSLPPDSVHLALTSPPYWNLKRYEDLPGQLGHLEDYEAFLDALDEVWREVYRVLVPGGRLIVVVGDVAVSRRRFGRHLVFPLHADIQVRCRRLGFDNLNPILWLKHTNAHLEAGRPGFFLGKPYEPGAIIKTEVEYILMQRKPGGYRKPTPEQREKSRIPKELFGRWFRQVWDDIPGESTKAHPAPFPLELAERLVRMFSFVGDVVLDPFAGSGTTLIAAALHGRHAIGVELVPSYGRLAQERFARAVPRGRLVLEVVDGAERLSP is encoded by the coding sequence ATGGTGGGGGAAAAAGAGGAGGCTCCCCTAACTTTTCCTGCGAGCCGCCACCGCCTCCTCATAGGGGACGCCCGCAGGGCCCTTTCCTCCCTGCCTCCGGATTCCGTACACCTGGCGCTCACCTCTCCCCCCTACTGGAACCTGAAGCGCTACGAGGACTTGCCGGGACAGCTTGGACACCTGGAGGACTATGAGGCCTTTCTGGATGCCCTGGATGAGGTCTGGCGGGAAGTCTACCGGGTGCTGGTTCCCGGAGGGCGCCTCATCGTGGTGGTGGGGGATGTGGCCGTGTCCAGGAGGCGGTTTGGCAGGCATTTGGTCTTCCCCCTGCACGCGGACATCCAGGTGCGGTGCAGGCGGTTGGGCTTTGACAACCTGAACCCCATCCTGTGGCTCAAGCACACCAACGCCCACCTCGAGGCGGGCCGCCCCGGCTTCTTCCTGGGGAAGCCCTACGAGCCCGGGGCCATCATCAAAACCGAGGTGGAGTACATCCTCATGCAGAGAAAGCCGGGGGGGTATCGGAAGCCCACTCCTGAGCAGAGAGAGAAGAGCCGCATCCCCAAGGAGCTTTTCGGGCGGTGGTTCCGGCAGGTTTGGGACGATATCCCCGGCGAAAGCACCAAAGCCCACCCAGCCCCCTTCCCCCTGGAGCTGGCAGAGAGGCTTGTCCGCATGTTCTCCTTCGTGGGGGATGTGGTGCTAGACCCCTTTGCGGGCTCCGGCACCACCCTCATAGCCGCCGCCCTGCACGGGCGCCACGCAATAGGCGTGGAGCTGGTGCCCAGCTACGGAAGGCTGGCCCAGGAGCGGTTTGCCCGGGCGGTACCCCGGGGGCGCCTGGTCTTGGAGGTGGTGGATGGAGCTGAACGCCTTAGCCCATGA
- a CDS encoding branched-chain amino acid ABC transporter permease, with product MSFFLQLLFSGIVLGLVYALAALGFVLIYKASRVVNFAQGQFIAIGAFLAYWAMVSLGAPFLLAAALALALTALLGFGVERVFLKRLVGQPIISVIMATIGLASLLDGLIHLTPYGAGNFSYPSFLPAGGLTLLGVQISYAQLLAVAFTLLFLLAFTWFFQRSTLGVAMRSVADDQMAAMSLGVSVERVFALAWAAAGLTAAAAGMVVGTISGLNLDGLVHIGLRVFPVVILGGLDSIPGAVVAGILIGVLENLAAGFLDPFIPGGGTRDVFPFLVLLLVLWFKPHGLFGTEEIERV from the coding sequence GTGAGCTTCTTCTTGCAGCTCCTTTTTTCCGGCATCGTCCTGGGTTTGGTCTACGCCTTGGCGGCCCTGGGCTTTGTGCTCATCTACAAGGCCAGCCGGGTGGTGAACTTCGCCCAGGGGCAGTTCATCGCCATCGGGGCCTTTTTGGCCTACTGGGCCATGGTGTCCCTGGGGGCACCCTTCCTCCTGGCCGCAGCCTTGGCCTTGGCCTTGACCGCCCTTTTGGGCTTTGGGGTGGAGCGGGTTTTCCTCAAGCGCTTGGTGGGCCAGCCCATCATCTCGGTCATCATGGCCACCATCGGCTTGGCCTCCCTGCTGGACGGCCTCATCCACCTCACCCCCTACGGGGCGGGGAACTTTAGCTACCCCAGCTTCCTTCCCGCAGGGGGCCTCACCCTTCTGGGCGTCCAGATCTCTTACGCCCAGCTCCTTGCGGTGGCCTTCACCCTGCTTTTCCTCCTGGCCTTCACCTGGTTTTTCCAGCGCTCCACCCTGGGCGTGGCCATGCGCAGCGTGGCCGACGACCAGATGGCGGCCATGAGCCTGGGGGTTTCCGTGGAACGGGTCTTCGCCCTGGCCTGGGCGGCGGCGGGGCTTACGGCGGCGGCCGCGGGGATGGTGGTGGGGACCATCTCCGGCCTCAACCTGGACGGCCTGGTGCACATCGGCCTCAGGGTTTTCCCCGTGGTGATCCTGGGAGGGCTGGATTCCATCCCGGGGGCGGTGGTGGCGGGGATCCTCATCGGGGTCTTGGAAAACCTGGCCGCGGGCTTTCTGGACCCCTTTATCCCCGGTGGGGGCACCCGGGACGTCTTCCCCTTCCTGGTGCTGCTCTTGGTCCTTTGGTTTAAGCCCCATGGCCTTTTCGGCACGGAGGAGATCGAGCGCGTATGA
- a CDS encoding ABC transporter substrate-binding protein: MRKLWFGLLAMAGLALGQQQVTILWSGAITGPTSDAGAPYGAAVEDYCKYANERKLIPGVVLNCLVRDDQYNNANTQRFFEEALDRFKIPVFLSYATGANLQLKSLIQEVKVPTIPASMHVELIDPPNNDYFFIPTSTYSEQVVALLEYIAKQKKGAKVALVVHPSPFGRAPVADARKAAAQLGLQIVDVQEVGAGNLDNTALLKRFEAAGVEYIVHQNVAGPVANILKDAKRLGLDKKMKQLGAHYTGGPDLVKLAGDAAEGFLWATSFYMFHEDAPGIRLQKELGQKYGRPQAIVESVNYTNGMLATAIAVEAMRRAQERFKRITGETVYQALVGMNGPNAFKPGFAVSTKQGIEIDFTKSEHTGAEGLRILEAKGGRFVPVTEPFTSALFRKVHYGK, encoded by the coding sequence ATGCGAAAACTCTGGTTCGGTCTACTGGCGATGGCGGGGCTGGCCTTGGGCCAGCAGCAGGTGACCATCCTGTGGTCGGGGGCCATCACCGGCCCCACCTCGGATGCGGGGGCTCCTTACGGGGCAGCGGTGGAGGACTACTGCAAGTACGCCAACGAGAGGAAGCTGATCCCTGGGGTGGTCCTAAACTGCCTAGTGCGGGATGACCAGTACAACAACGCCAACACCCAGCGCTTCTTTGAGGAGGCCCTGGACCGCTTCAAGATCCCCGTGTTCCTCTCCTACGCCACCGGGGCCAACCTGCAGCTCAAGTCCCTGATCCAGGAGGTGAAGGTACCCACCATTCCTGCTTCCATGCACGTGGAGCTCATCGACCCACCCAACAACGACTACTTCTTCATCCCCACCTCCACCTACTCCGAGCAGGTGGTGGCCCTTTTGGAATACATCGCCAAGCAGAAGAAGGGGGCTAAGGTGGCCTTGGTGGTGCACCCTTCCCCCTTCGGCCGGGCCCCGGTGGCCGATGCCCGGAAGGCGGCGGCCCAGCTGGGGCTTCAGATCGTGGATGTTCAGGAGGTGGGGGCGGGCAACCTGGACAACACCGCCCTCCTGAAGCGCTTTGAGGCGGCAGGGGTGGAGTATATCGTCCACCAGAACGTGGCCGGCCCCGTGGCCAACATCCTGAAGGATGCCAAGCGCCTGGGTCTGGACAAGAAGATGAAGCAACTGGGGGCCCATTACACCGGTGGCCCCGACCTGGTCAAGCTGGCGGGGGATGCGGCGGAGGGATTCCTCTGGGCTACCAGCTTCTACATGTTCCACGAGGATGCCCCGGGTATCCGCTTGCAGAAGGAGCTCGGGCAGAAGTACGGGCGGCCACAGGCCATCGTGGAGAGCGTGAACTACACCAACGGCATGCTGGCCACCGCCATTGCCGTGGAGGCCATGCGCCGGGCCCAGGAGCGGTTCAAGCGCATCACGGGGGAAACCGTCTACCAGGCCCTCGTGGGGATGAACGGGCCCAACGCCTTCAAGCCGGGGTTTGCCGTTTCCACCAAGCAGGGCATTGAGATCGACTTCACCAAGAGCGAGCACACCGGGGCGGAGGGCTTGCGGATCCTCGAGGCCAAGGGTGGCCGCTTCGTCCCCGTGACCGAGCCCTTCACCTCGGCCCTCTTCCGCAAGGTGCACTACGGCAAGTAA
- a CDS encoding branched-chain amino acid ABC transporter permease has protein sequence MRNPWAQTGNYRTSYQQDTSIFATHRELVSLLLFLGFLLVLPQFLSRTQVFILDLILVYSIAVLGLNITTGYAGLINIGQAAFMGVGAYTAALLAPQGLPFWLVVPLGGGVAAFFGFLVGIPSLRVKHLYLALATLAFQVVFEWTVGHMPLLKQGGAMDMPRASFLGYEAGFRTHFHFWYYVSLVVLVLLAVFFRNLLRTRYGRALVAVRDNDRAADAMGMDPGRTKLFAFALGAFYAGVAGVLYAYLSRAVVIEDYTFAVSIKLLAMAIVGGLGTLVGSFLGPVFLELLDVNMEALSHLIKGLGFSMAGVDVASALRPLAFGLIIVLFLMFEPRGLYNWWRIVRSYFRTWPFKY, from the coding sequence ATGAGAAACCCCTGGGCCCAGACCGGAAACTACCGCACCTCGTACCAACAGGACACCAGCATCTTCGCCACCCATCGGGAGCTGGTCTCCCTTCTCCTCTTCCTGGGTTTTCTCCTGGTTTTGCCCCAGTTCCTCTCCCGCACCCAGGTCTTTATCCTGGACCTGATCCTGGTCTACAGCATTGCGGTGTTGGGGCTGAACATCACCACCGGCTACGCCGGCCTCATCAACATCGGCCAGGCGGCCTTCATGGGGGTGGGGGCCTACACCGCGGCCCTTCTTGCCCCCCAGGGGCTCCCCTTTTGGCTGGTGGTCCCCTTGGGCGGGGGGGTGGCGGCCTTTTTCGGCTTTCTGGTGGGGATTCCGAGCCTCAGGGTGAAGCACCTGTACCTGGCCCTGGCCACCTTGGCCTTCCAGGTGGTGTTTGAGTGGACCGTGGGCCACATGCCCCTTCTCAAACAGGGCGGGGCCATGGACATGCCCCGGGCCAGCTTTTTGGGTTACGAGGCGGGTTTTCGCACCCACTTCCACTTCTGGTACTATGTTTCCCTGGTGGTTTTGGTCCTCCTTGCGGTCTTCTTCCGCAACCTCCTGCGCACCCGTTACGGGAGGGCCTTGGTGGCGGTGAGGGACAACGACCGGGCCGCAGACGCCATGGGCATGGACCCGGGCCGCACCAAGCTCTTCGCCTTTGCCCTGGGGGCCTTTTACGCGGGGGTGGCGGGGGTGCTCTACGCCTACCTTTCCCGGGCTGTGGTCATAGAGGATTACACCTTCGCGGTTTCCATCAAGCTTTTGGCCATGGCCATCGTGGGGGGGTTGGGTACCCTGGTGGGAAGTTTTCTGGGACCGGTTTTCCTGGAGCTTTTGGACGTGAACATGGAAGCCCTTTCCCACCTCATCAAGGGCCTGGGCTTCAGCATGGCCGGGGTGGATGTGGCCAGCGCCCTGAGGCCCTTGGCCTTCGGCCTTATCATCGTGCTCTTCCTGATGTTTGAGCCCCGGGGGCTTTACAACTGGTGGCGGATCGTGCGAAGCTACTTCCGCACCTGGCCCTTCAAGTACTAG
- a CDS encoding ABC transporter ATP-binding protein, with amino-acid sequence MAQLLVENITLTFGGVAALSSVSLAVEEGELVSVIGPNGAGKTSLLNCISGFYHPQRGRILFEGHEITRASPHEVTRLGIARAFQNIELFSGLTVLENLMLARHTHLGYNLLQAGVFYGKALAKEVDNRRVVEEVIDFMELEPYRKALVGNLPYGVRKRVEVARALSLSPRLLLLDEPMAGMTLEEKEDMVRFILEIRARGTTVILIEHDLSVVMDISDRVYVLDFGQVIAEGAPEEVARNPRVQEAYLGVEA; translated from the coding sequence GTGGCCCAGCTTTTAGTGGAGAACATCACCCTAACCTTTGGCGGCGTGGCTGCCCTTTCCTCGGTTTCCCTGGCGGTGGAAGAGGGGGAGCTGGTTTCCGTCATCGGCCCCAACGGGGCGGGGAAGACCAGCCTCTTAAACTGCATATCCGGCTTCTACCATCCCCAGCGAGGTCGCATCCTCTTTGAGGGGCACGAGATCACCCGGGCAAGCCCCCACGAGGTGACCCGTCTGGGCATTGCCCGCGCCTTTCAGAACATAGAGCTGTTCTCGGGCCTCACGGTGCTGGAAAACCTCATGCTGGCCCGGCACACCCATCTGGGCTACAACCTGCTCCAAGCCGGGGTCTTTTACGGCAAGGCCTTGGCCAAGGAGGTGGACAACCGTCGGGTGGTGGAGGAGGTCATCGACTTCATGGAGCTGGAACCCTACCGCAAGGCCTTGGTGGGTAACCTTCCCTACGGGGTCAGGAAGCGGGTGGAGGTGGCCCGGGCCCTTTCCCTTTCCCCCAGGCTCCTCCTTCTGGACGAGCCCATGGCCGGGATGACCCTCGAGGAGAAGGAGGACATGGTCCGCTTCATCCTGGAGATCCGGGCCCGGGGTACCACGGTGATCCTCATCGAGCACGACCTTTCCGTGGTCATGGACATCTCCGACCGGGTCTATGTGCTGGACTTCGGCCAGGTGATCGCCGAGGGGGCCCCGGAGGAGGTGGCCAGGAATCCCAGGGTCCAGGAGGCCTACCTGGGGGTGGAGGCATGA